The sequence below is a genomic window from Thioclava nitratireducens.
ATACATACCGAGCGGTTGCGAACCGTTGAGATGCGCGTCGATCTGCTCGGGCGTGATAGGGGACTCGACCTTGCGATAGGCGAACTTGCCCTTCGCATTGTAGCCCTGCGTATGCGCCCGCGTGTCGGCGAGGGCAACGATCTGCTCAATGACACTCATGGTCAAGCCTCCCGAGGCTCGACCACGCCCGCTTCCAAATAGGCATCGAGGTCTGATTGCTTGTAGCGGATGCGCCCGCCACCGATCTTGTAGTAGCGCGGTCCGCGCCCAACCATGCGCCACCATTCGAGGGTGGACTTGCTGTAGCCGAGGTAATTGGCTGCCTGAGCCGTATCGAGGCGTTCGTCGTGGATATCGCGCATAGCGAAACATCTCCCGTTCAAGGGTTAGATGTCTCGACTGCGCGTCCCGAGGCAGTGAGGAGCTTCTCGGCTTTCCATAAGCCTGGAAGGGGCCTCTAGTGGCTGGCCCTCAACCGCTCAACTCTGTGCACCCTCGTAGTCAACCCTTTCAGGCCAATTCGCAGTCCCTAGGCCATGCACGTTCCATCATGGCCAAGACGGGTTAGCAGATCGAACTTAGTGGCCGTCCCAGAGCATTGCAATATGAATCAGTTATAATTTTCTCACTAAATCAGGTGCTTGCGTTTAAACGCCTGAGTCACGGCGGCCATGGGCCCGCGCAAGTGCTCGTGTGCAACCGCGATATACCGCCTGCCGGTCACGGTCGTCGGGGTGTGGTTCAGCAGATGTCCGACCGTGATTTGATCGAGGCCAGCCTCATGTTCGGCCACGGTCGCGAACGTGCGGCGATGATCATGCGGCGACCATGGGATCGGCGCGGGCGACCGTAGGTGAAGCGCCTGCCGCTTACCGTGAAACACGTAGTCGGAACGATAGATGCGCATCGGGTCGATAATCGCGCGATGCACGTCGAGGAGAGGCAGCTCGAACGCCCGGCCGTTCTTCGTGGTCGGCAGGTGCAAGTGGTCGTCGAACACCTGATCCCAGCGCAGCGTCATGGCTTCCTCGCGGCGCAGGCCCGTGAACAGAAGGAAGCGGTAATAGGCCCGGTGCACATCGTTCTCGAGACTGTCCACGCATTCGCGCCATTCGGCAAAGTCCTCGATCACGGTCTTCGGCGGCTCCTCTTCATGCCACTCAATCGCGATGGTCGGGCACACGGGCAGTTCGTAGGTCTTCAAGGCGTGGTTATAGATGGAGCGGAACGACTTCAGTGTGTGGTTCGCGGCCCGCAGCCCGCCGATCTTCGTCGTGCGCCCGAGAGCGTCCGTGCCCATGCGCTCCACCGAAATGCGCTCGTGGGCATCGACGCACATTGCGCGGGTGATCTCATCAAGCGGCATCGTCAGCCATGACTTCAAGTGCGTCCTGATCTGCGACTCGACCGAGTTCTTGTTATGCTGGGAACGCAGCTTCGGGCGTGCGAGATAGCGCTCGAGCGCAGCCTCGAGCGTCGGAACCTTGGCAGCGGCGAACTTCTTAGCCGCGACGCCCGTTGCGTGCTCGGTCGCGAGTTCGAGGGCGGCCTTGCGCGCGTCAAAGGCGTCGATCAGGGGGTAATTGCCGATCTTGATCCTTTGCGTGCGGCCTCGGATGTCCTTCTGGAAGTAGAAGGTCTTCGTCGTTTTGCCGGTGAACAGCGCGAACCCCTTGATCTCGGTATCCCACATTTTTGCGTTGGGTGGGGCCTTCTTGCAGTTGGTTTCGGTCAGCTTGATCAGCGTCGCAGGCATCTCACATCATCCTATTTTGCAGGTATTTTGTAGGCAGCGCATTGCAACGTGGTAGTACACGTCATGATGATACATCAACGGCAAGTCATTGTTTTTCAACCGTTTTGCAACACATTGCAACGGTCTGATATTGCGCTGTTATAGTTCCCAAGCTGAACGCGCGGGTTCGATTCCCGCTACCCGCTCCAAGCTTCCCTGACCTGTAGAATTCCGAATTCCGACGATAATCTCGCCAAAAGGTCAGGGCCGCTGCCGGTGTCTTTCCCTCAAACGAGCCACTCGGCGACGAGCGTCAGGCTGGCATGGAAGATCGCTTGCCTTTGGTCGTCTCGGACGGTGACCGAGATCGCATACGGGTCGTCATTGGGGAGGACGTCCTTGGCAATAAGTGTGAGTGCGGCGATGGCCTCTCGCCGTGCGGCCTCCCGGTCCTCCAATTCCAGCCCGGTGCTATCGCGGACACTCATCCGTCCGTCGTCAGTGTCGAAAAAGAACAATGCCATCAAACAATTCCTTCACTCATGCGCTTATGACGTCGAACCCTCGTCAAGATGAAGGTAATCGGGATCGAACTCGGAAAATTCGATCATCCTCTTGAAGTCTGTAACCACGATCCTTCGCCCCTGGAGCGACACCAGCCCCGCGTCCCGAAGGCTCGCCATGACCCGTTGGGCGTGCACGTGAGAGATGCCGAGAATGTCGGCCAGTTCTTCCTGCGTCAGCGGCAACATGCTCCCGAGCGAGAGGCCGACCGCCTTCAGTCGGAAATGCATCTCGCACAGCAAATGCGCCATCTGCCGATCCGATCTTCGTTTGCCCATGTTCACGAGCCATTCGCGCAGAATCGCCTCGTCGACGAGCGTCGCCCACCAGAGCGAGCGCTGGATTCTCGGGTAATTCTCCAAGAGATCGTCGACCGTGCTACGGGGAATGTCGACGATTTTGCATTGGGTGAGTGTGCCGATGCTGTGATCCATCCGCTTCAGGATCGAGATATGAAGATCGCAGAAATCGCCGGGTAAAAGCAGCGCGACGATCGCCCTGCGCCCGTCCGGCATCAGCTTGTAGCGACACGCGATGCCCTCGATCACGAGGCGCACGGCATCGGGACTCTCGCCCTGCCGGATCACATCCGTTCTGGGCCCGAGGTAGTAGGCCTCCTTGGTCACGGCCGTCAGCCGGTCGCAATCGTCTTCGGCCAGAAAGCCTCCGTGCTTCAGTTTCCTAGTGAGGATTTCCGCCATCATGGCTCCTTGTCCTATCTCGCGGACCCGCGGGAAATTCGACCGTGAGCACCGTTCCGCCATTGTCGCCTGCGGTCCAGCGGGCGCTCCCGCCGATCTCCGAAGCAAGGTCTCGAATGAGTTCGTACCCCTGGCTTTTCGTCAAATTCGCATCGTCGGGCATACCATCGCCGTCATCGGAGACACACAGCCGCCCAGCGCCCGCAGACGACAGGCTCACCTCGATGTCGATATGGCCGTTGACGTTCAACGCCGCCGGATACGCATGCTTGATGCAGTTGGTGACGGCTTCCTGCAGGATGAGCGCGATCGCCCCGGTGCATTGGCGCGACAGGCCGGAGAGATCGTCCCGCCGCACCGAGATCTCGATGCTGTGCGGCAATGCGATCTGCCGCCAAAGCTGCTCGACCCCGTCCAGATATCGATGCAGCCCCCCGTCTTCGGCGATTGAGAGACCGGTCTGAAGCTGCGAGACCGTCAATATCTGGTCGAGGACAAGCGCGAGGCGCGAGCGCGCTTCGGGGGTCTCGGCCTCTCTGAGTTGGCGGCGGGTGTGTGCCGACAGAAGCTGGAAGCTATTGGCCATCCGGTGCCGGATTTCCGCGACGCGATCGGCCTCGACGCTCTCGTGGGATATCTGTGTCACGTCACTGCCTTTCCGAGCCATTTCCTGATGCATCGACGCTGAATTCATGGGGCGCGGCTGTCTCGAACAATTGTTGGGTTAAGCCCATTACACGCTCACGCCTTTGTGGGCGGGCGGAGGCTTGCCGACGCGAATGGGGCAACGCGGCGGGTTGCGCTCAATCCGAAGGCTCCAGGAACAAGTTGCTGCCCACTTTGTTCCAACGGCCGTTCGCCGGGATCGACCCCCTGACGACGCGCAACAGCAACGCATGACGCGGGCCGCATTCGGCCCGGACGGAGGGTTTAGCAATCACTTTCTTTCGGAGTCTTTCAGCCGCCGGTTTCGCGGCGACCGCAATCAGCTACGGCCCCGGCCGCATGGGGTTCGGCCTCTTCGTGCCCCAATTCTCGTCCACATTCTCGATGTCACCCTCCGCGGTGGGCACGGTGTCCAGCATCGGCTTCGTGGGGTTCTTCCTCGGCCTGCTCGTCGCCCAGTTCTTCCTGAACCGCCGGGGACCGGAATTCCCGGTCCTGACCGGATTGAGCGCGGCGACCGCCGGGATGGCGATTGTCGCACTTGCTCCGACTGTCGGCGTTCTGGCGCTCGGCATCTTCCTCGCGACTTCGAGCGCCGGCTTTGCCTGGACCCCCTTCAACGACGCGGTGCACCGCAAGGTCAGCGACGTGGACCGCCCGACCGCGCTGTCGCAGGTCAGCACGGGCACCAGCGTGGGGATCATGGGCGCAGGCGCTTTGGCCCTGGCAATGGTCGTGATGGAGTTCGACTGGCGGATCTGCTGGTCGGTCTTCGCCGGGGCGAGCGCTCTGGCACTTATTGGCAACTGGGCAGCTCTGCGCCAGGTGGACAAGGCCCCCGAGGAGGCCCCCGATCGGAGTTGGGGCGACCTTCTCAATCGGTGCGCGCTGCCCCTTTTCTCCATCGCCTTCGTGTTCGGCATCACCTCCGCCGTCTACGTGTCCTTCGCGGCAGACCGCTTCGCGCAGGCGGAGTATCCCGGGCTCCCCGAAGACGCGACGCCGTCCGTCCTCTTCCTCTTTTTCGGCTTCTTCGGGCTGAGCGGTCTCTTCACGAAGCGGGCGCGGGATGCGGTCGGTCTGAGCCTGCTGGTGCGTATCCTTCTTGTGGTCGCAGCTGTATCGCTTGTTTTCGCAGCGTTCGAGCCCGGAAATTGGGTAGCGCTCGTCGCTTCCGCCGCCCTGCAGGGGATCAACGTGATGATGACGAGCGCGGTGCTCGCCTTCTGGTCCGAACGTCTATTCCCGTCCTTCCCCGCGCTCGGCTTTACGGCGACGCTTCTGGCGACCGCTGCGGGCAGCGTGATCGGCCCGGCGATCGCAGGCATGGTCGCCGGGAGCTTCGGGCCCGCCGCGATGTTCTGCGGAACGGCGGCGATCCCGCTCCTCGCCGCCTTGTCGTTGCGCGCGAGGTTCGTTTTGGAACGGCCCGCGAGGATGGTGGCGACTTGAGAGGGAAGGCGCGCTGCCACCCCTGCCCCGCGCAATCGCGGCGCGCTGCGTTCCGCAGCAGGCAGGAACATATCGCGCCAGCTCCTGTTCCCGGCTCAGACCACGCTGCTTTGCGCGGTTGCCAAACACGAGAGGAGAAGCTCATGTCACGGCACTATGACGATATGACCGAAGAAGAGGCCCGCCGTGCCCTGTCGCGGCGGCACCACCCAGACGAAGGCGACCCGGAAGACCGCAGATCTCGGCTCGAACAGTTCGGCTATCCAGCGGCGCCGATGGCTGGAGGCTATGCTTGGCCATTCCTCCCGCCCGTCTATGGCGGAGCACCTTACGATCCGGACCCCTATTGGCGGGCGAGACCCGCGCAGCAGCGCGGCGCAGGACGTGAAGCGCACGGCGGACGGAGCTTCATGGACCGGGCCGGCGACGAGGTCGCTTCATGGCTGGGGGACGAAGACGCCGAAGCGCGTCGGGAAGAGGATCATCGCGGGCGCGGCCCGAAGGGTTACCGGCGCTCGGATGCCCGGATCGAGGAAGATGTTCACGACCGGCTCACCGACGATCGGCTGGTGGACGCGCGCGAGATAACCGTCAGCGTCGCGGATCAGGAGATCACGCTGGACGGCTACGTGGACTCCCGCCGCGCCAAACGCCGGGCCGAAGATTGCGCCGACAGCGTCTCCGGCGTCACCCATGTGCAGAACAATCTGCGTGTCCGGACGGCGGAGTGACGCTGTCGCAGCAACGAAACGCAAAGCGCGGCGGCGCCGTCGGGCGCCGCTGCGCCACGCCCCGGAATGGCCGGGTGCGCCATCGGTGTGAAGCCTCGCCATGGATTGCGCTTATCCGACGGAGGCATCCGCCAAATATAAACCGGTTTGCCTCGACCGCCGTAAAAGGCATAAGGAGGCAAGGCATGGAAAAAGAGCACGACAAAAAGCCTCCAGGCGAGGATTTGGATGAAGCGCTCCGGCAGCAGGCAGGCGAGGTCTGGAACAAGGATGTTCCCGAACGCCTCGTGTCGCTGGCACGACGCCTGGGCAAACGCCTCGATGAACGCGACAAGCCCGAGTAATCGGCGCGATCCGCAACGTCCTAGAGTTCAACTCTAATCTTCGAGGGGATCGTTCGGCGCGCGGGCTTCGAGGTCTTCGACCACCATCGCGCGTGCGCGGTTGGCGCGGCTCTTCACCGTTCCCATCTCGATACCGAATAGATTTGCCGCGTCCTGGTAACTTTCCCCCAGCATCACGACGACGATCAGAACCTCGCGGTAATGACGCGGCAGTCGTTCGACGGCACGCATCAGCTCGCCGCCCCGCACCGACCAATCCTGCGTGGCCGGCGTCGACAAGGTGGTCGAGACGCAATCCTTCTTGCCTGTCGTCGAGCGTTTCGATTTCGCGATGTTGTTGAGGAAGGTATTGCGCATGATCGTCATCAGCCACGCGCGCAGGTTGGTCCCGGATTGAAAGCTGTCGACCTTGTCGATCGCCTTGACCAACGTGTCCTGAACCAGGTCGTCCACGTCCTCGTGCCGCTTGGTCAGCGCCCAAGCATAGGAGCGCAGCGCCGGTATGAGTTCGATAATGTCGCGTTCCTTGCTCACGCC
It includes:
- a CDS encoding helix-turn-helix transcriptional regulator, with the protein product MRDIHDERLDTAQAANYLGYSKSTLEWWRMVGRGPRYYKIGGGRIRYKQSDLDAYLEAGVVEPREA
- a CDS encoding tyrosine-type recombinase/integrase; protein product: MPATLIKLTETNCKKAPPNAKMWDTEIKGFALFTGKTTKTFYFQKDIRGRTQRIKIGNYPLIDAFDARKAALELATEHATGVAAKKFAAAKVPTLEAALERYLARPKLRSQHNKNSVESQIRTHLKSWLTMPLDEITRAMCVDAHERISVERMGTDALGRTTKIGGLRAANHTLKSFRSIYNHALKTYELPVCPTIAIEWHEEEPPKTVIEDFAEWRECVDSLENDVHRAYYRFLLFTGLRREEAMTLRWDQVFDDHLHLPTTKNGRAFELPLLDVHRAIIDPMRIYRSDYVFHGKRQALHLRSPAPIPWSPHDHRRTFATVAEHEAGLDQITVGHLLNHTPTTVTGRRYIAVAHEHLRGPMAAVTQAFKRKHLI
- a CDS encoding DUF6894 family protein, whose protein sequence is MALFFFDTDDGRMSVRDSTGLELEDREAARREAIAALTLIAKDVLPNDDPYAISVTVRDDQRQAIFHASLTLVAEWLV
- a CDS encoding Crp/Fnr family transcriptional regulator, with translation MAEILTRKLKHGGFLAEDDCDRLTAVTKEAYYLGPRTDVIRQGESPDAVRLVIEGIACRYKLMPDGRRAIVALLLPGDFCDLHISILKRMDHSIGTLTQCKIVDIPRSTVDDLLENYPRIQRSLWWATLVDEAILREWLVNMGKRRSDRQMAHLLCEMHFRLKAVGLSLGSMLPLTQEELADILGISHVHAQRVMASLRDAGLVSLQGRRIVVTDFKRMIEFSEFDPDYLHLDEGSTS
- a CDS encoding sensor histidine kinase, with translation MHQEMARKGSDVTQISHESVEADRVAEIRHRMANSFQLLSAHTRRQLREAETPEARSRLALVLDQILTVSQLQTGLSIAEDGGLHRYLDGVEQLWRQIALPHSIEISVRRDDLSGLSRQCTGAIALILQEAVTNCIKHAYPAALNVNGHIDIEVSLSSAGAGRLCVSDDGDGMPDDANLTKSQGYELIRDLASEIGGSARWTAGDNGGTVLTVEFPAGPRDRTRSHDGGNPH
- a CDS encoding MFS transporter, translated to MSYGPGRMGFGLFVPQFSSTFSMSPSAVGTVSSIGFVGFFLGLLVAQFFLNRRGPEFPVLTGLSAATAGMAIVALAPTVGVLALGIFLATSSAGFAWTPFNDAVHRKVSDVDRPTALSQVSTGTSVGIMGAGALALAMVVMEFDWRICWSVFAGASALALIGNWAALRQVDKAPEEAPDRSWGDLLNRCALPLFSIAFVFGITSAVYVSFAADRFAQAEYPGLPEDATPSVLFLFFGFFGLSGLFTKRARDAVGLSLLVRILLVVAAVSLVFAAFEPGNWVALVASAALQGINVMMTSAVLAFWSERLFPSFPALGFTATLLATAAGSVIGPAIAGMVAGSFGPAAMFCGTAAIPLLAALSLRARFVLERPARMVAT
- a CDS encoding BON domain-containing protein; the encoded protein is MSRHYDDMTEEEARRALSRRHHPDEGDPEDRRSRLEQFGYPAAPMAGGYAWPFLPPVYGGAPYDPDPYWRARPAQQRGAGREAHGGRSFMDRAGDEVASWLGDEDAEARREEDHRGRGPKGYRRSDARIEEDVHDRLTDDRLVDAREITVSVADQEITLDGYVDSRRAKRRAEDCADSVSGVTHVQNNLRVRTAE
- a CDS encoding sigma-70 family RNA polymerase sigma factor, with protein sequence MSKERDIIELIPALRSYAWALTKRHEDVDDLVQDTLVKAIDKVDSFQSGTNLRAWLMTIMRNTFLNNIAKSKRSTTGKKDCVSTTLSTPATQDWSVRGGELMRAVERLPRHYREVLIVVVMLGESYQDAANLFGIEMGTVKSRANRARAMVVEDLEARAPNDPLED